The sequence TGCAATCTGTCCTTCGCTCATGATATTGAAGGTGACGACGTCTGTCAGGCTACCACCTTCCATATACTCCATCACAACCCACAGGTCAAGCCCGTGCAGAAAACTCTCAAGGAAATTGACAATATTCTTGTGCTTGCTGTCCCTCATGACCAGAATTTCATTAATAATCAGCTCCTTCTTGGGTTGCAGATCGAGGTTCATTTGTTTGATGGCCACGCAGTTGTTCGTGCCAATCTCGTAAGCGGTATAAACGCCCCCTGAAGCGCCTTGTCCGATCTTGTTGAGGTTATGATAAAGCTTTGTCGGGTCGCCTGGGTGGCAGATTTGCAACAGTCGCTGACGCACATCCATCACGGTGCTCTGACGCTGTTGGCGTTGTCGTGGTCGCGCGGCAGGCGGAGCTTTCGTACTGGGAGACGCCGAGACAGGCGACGGATCCGCGGACGAAACCCCCACGTTAGTTTCCAGAGTGGGCGGTTGAGCCGGTTGTTGATACTGTggttgttgctgctgtggctgcggctgcggctgctggcGTTGACTCGTGCTCCGATCCAACTGCTTCGAGGCAATTGCCTGCTGCGCAGCTGCCATGAcctgctcctgctgctgctggtatGCGGTGGGCGAAACGATTGCGGTCTGCTTCGGAACTGGTACCCCATTGCGAGAGTTGGAGCGGCTGGGTTTAGATGTGACGGAAGATACATGAGCAGACTCTGACATGAAAGGGATCCCGGCGGGTGGGCCGAGTGGCGTGGGGGTCTGGCGCTGCGGCCCAGCAGCATAGGTTGCGGGTGCAGGTGGTTGCGGCGGAGGTCTGGCCGGAATCATGGCGGTCGGAGGCTTCGGGGGCGCTCGATGAGGCACCAAGCTCCCCAGAGGGGAGACATGGCGGCCGCGGTCGTCACTGCCGGGGGACTGCGAGGGATCGGGGGCGGCGACCGTGGGTTCTCAAAGCTGGAATTGTTGTTTGGTGGGAATCGAGGGCTGCCCGGTGGTGTGGTTCCCGCTGTCGCCGGGGCCGGCGTAGTGGCCGCGGCTGACGCCTTGTAGGACGCATTGTCAAACTTGTGCCAcacctcgtcgtcatcccCTCGTGTATTCTTCTCATAGAACCGCATAATGTCCACCATAGTCTGCGGGTGTtcctcctgctccttctTCGAGATGCCACTTTCTTGCAGCAATCGTTGCCACTCCTTCGGCAGGCCCGTGAACTGACCGGTTTGATTGTCATATCCCACGTGAGTGACGTGAACTGGATTCTCCGGTGCCGAGATTTTGATGTTGCGGGGTGACCCGAGCATACTGTTCACAAAACTAGAAAAACTGGCTTTCTTGCTCCGGGCTGGCCGCTGGGGAGCCGGGCTAGAGGCTCCATTATTCCCTTCATCCGAGTAACGCTTGTCCTGGTGCGAGCGTTCCGCCTCCCGGTGCGCAAAAGAATCCATCATGCGGTTCGGGAGGGCTGTGAAGCTGGCAGACTGTCGAAGCTGCTGCCGACCGCGCGGGTCTTCCGGGCTCGTATGGTGGTGGCGCAAGGGAGGAGGCTGTCCGTTGGGCTGGTAGGGCTGAGGTTGGTGGTCTGGTTCTGCAGAGTTCTCGTCGAGCGCACTGAGCATCCCCCGTGTCTCAAAGGAGAGATTGTTCATGTCATCGGAGTTCCGGTCATTGTAGGAAAAGCGATTCGAGCTGCGAGTTCGGGTGCGCGAGCCGCCGAAACTGGGAAAGTAAGACGAAGACCCTTCATCAATGCTAGGGGAGCCGCCACCGCTGGGTTGGCTCTGCTGGCTATGTTGACTGTTCTGTTCcaacgacgaggaggaggagccgaACGCGGCGTTGGACCGAGAACGAGTGTGCTCGCGACTGCTGCTGGGTGAAGCGCGCGGATAAACCGGAGCTGAAGGGTGGCGCTTAAGAGAGGTGGCACTCTGATGACTTCGGAGAATGCGCGAACTGAAACTGGGAGGGTCCTTGTGTAGCTTGCTTGACGGCCGGCGAAACTTCAACGAGAAATTGCTTTCTGAACTCATGA comes from Penicillium oxalicum strain HP7-1 chromosome I, whole genome shotgun sequence and encodes:
- a CDS encoding Serine/threonine-protein kinase ste20, producing the protein MSSESNFSLKFRRPSSKLHKDPPSFSSRILRSHQSATSLKRHPSAPVYPRASPSSSREHTRSRSNAAFGSSSSSLEQNSQHSQQSQPSGGGSPSIDEGSSSYFPSFGGSRTRTRSSNRFSYNDRNSDDMNNLSFETRGMLSALDENSAEPDHQPQPYQPNGQPPPLRHHHTSPEDPRGRQQLRQSASFTALPNRMMDSFAHREAERSHQDKRYSDEGNNGASSPAPQRPARSKKASFSSFVNSMLGSPRNIKISAPENPVHVTHVGYDNQTGQFTGLPKEWQRLLQESGISKKEQEEHPQTMVDIMRFYEKNTRGDDDEVWHKFDNASYKASAAATTPAPATAGTTPPGSPRFPPNNNSSFENPRSPPPIPRSPPAVTTAAAIPPPQPPAPATYAAGPQRQTPTPLGPPAGIPFMSESAHVSSVTSKPSRSNSRNGVPVPKQTAIVSPTAYQQQQEQVMAAAQQAIASKQLDRSTSQRQQPQPQPQQQQPQYQQPAQPPTLETNVGVSSADPSPVSASPSTKAPPAARPRQRQQRQSTVMDVRQRLLQICHPGDPTKLYHNLNKIGQGASGGVYTAYEIGTNNCVAIKQMNLDLQPKKELIINEILVMRDSKHKNIVNFLESFLHGLDLWVVMEYMEGGSLTDVVTFNIMSEGQIAAVCRETLSGLQHLHSKGVIHRDIKSDNILLSLEGNIKLTDFGFCAQINDSHNKRNTMVGTPYWMAPEVVTRKEYGRKVDIWSLGIMAIEMIEGEPPYLTESPLRALYLIATNGTPKIKDEHQLSHVFRDFLYLALKVDPEKRASAHDLLKHPFMSLCSPLSHLAPLVKAARISRAQEKAQKGQA